tacgacactgaagagaatcaaccacaaagagctaatacggcggtgcgaacaacatctctctcgcccatctgtgttgtggatcgtgatgaatgctacgctgcaccaaaacaacccgggaatccaagccccaagatttcacatcagaaatatacgaacgtttcaagagagaaacgtgcagcgccgaacgctcggccccgcataacacggcccgccaatagcacaggcgccataccccaagttacgcctgaaaacagagaaattgagcaGCTCTCCGAGGGtctgtggtcacccacagagcccctcaatatacctgtgtgccagactgtgcaatctgcagatactgctcttgcagacttttctagcgtttttgcccctgtattacctctaaagaaacgaaccgtatcccgacgccgtgtaggtagaaagcagaaagttgctgtacatacaccttacacaggtcgtccttcgtgggatgctgaccatgtcaaaatgtttactgacatgtctgcgcagtacgctcaaagcaaactcgcacagatggaactaaaatctttctgcgatacatatgaaagactgttaaatgcgtgtccaacacatgacattaccgaggagctgcgtgctttcaaactaaatcacccctgataaatctaactaaagttttttaaatcacatacaatggttgtcatttttcataatatgtgcgtgttgtgtgttgtgtgtatttgtcaggctccgtcctttgttcagcgtgtcgttatcagattccgcaaagatgcatttgtcatcattatgctgttagctaacttaaaatttgagctgttgttttattgtgagaaataattacactgtcatgtaaatacacgcctaaggtatacgcagaattatagatagcgtcgtcagctgggaaattaattgagaaacgagaccagtggtaacgcgccgcgagctgcagtaattcaatataaaatgactattttcatcatgtgataaaataatgcagaattaaagaaagctggaataatatatgtggctgtgtcagcgctaaaatagaaaaatgttagtaattcaatataaaatggctattttcagaatttgacattaccgcttgctatagcgttatttttataaacatgtgttatccccgaatcaaattaacaatagcagacatgttgtgttataaaagcataaataaaactgatagaaatgcccaaagagaaatgttatcccagaataattaatatgatattctgccatctagtggccgtgatgggtaattggttatgctacacatttctcaaagaaatgtctttgtaagccaacaacgaaattttacacaaaaaacaagaaaaacagtaatacatgtgcagcagtaacttaaaatgtgttcccagaatcaaattaccaatatcaaacatgttgtgttataaatgcctgaataaaactgatagaaatacacaaagagtgcagaagtgttatttctataaagatatattgcccggtttcttatgtatgtccagttattttcaacaaaacaaggatagagtcaaattatagacagcacattcaaagtgcataaagataataacataaataagtcctaaatgtctatttcttgtgtgtgtgtgtgtgtgtgtgggttctgtgtgtttgttgtgtgtggttctgtgttgtgtgcgtgtgtgtgtgtgtgtgtgtttgtgcctgtctgaccgcgattttacacaaaaatattaaaagtctgtatatgttagatgtctttgtataaaaaggagtcaaattataggcagcacaggctcctgtaaaattaataggcacaaagagaaatgttatcccagaataattaatatgatattctgccatctagtggccgtgatgggtaattggttatgctacacatttctcaaagaaatgtctttgtaaaccaacaacgaaattttacacaaaaaacaagaaaaacagtaatacatgtgcagcagtaacttaaaatgtgttcccagaatcaaattaccaatatcaaacatgttgtgttataaatgcctgaataaaactgatagaaatacacaaagagtgcagaagtgttatttctataaagatatattgcccggtttcttatgtatgtccagttattttcaacaaaacaaggatagagtcaaattatagacagcacattcaaagtgcataaagataataacataaataagtcctaaatgtctatttcttgtgtgtgtgtgtgtgtgtgtgggttctgtgtgtttgttgtgtgtggttctgtgttgtgtgcgtgtgtgtgtgtgtgtgtgtttgtgcctgtctgaccgcgattttacacaaaaatattaaaagtctgtatatgttagatgtctttgtataaaaaggagtcaaattataggcagcacaggctcctgtaaaattaataggcacaaagagaaatgttatcccagaataattaatatgatattctgccatctagtggccgtgatgggtaattggttatgctacacatttctcaaagaaatgtctttgtaaaccaacaacgaaattttacacaaaaaacaagaaaaacagtaatacatgtgcagcagtaacttaaaatgtgttcccagaatcaaattaccaatatcaaacatgttgtgttataaatgcctgaataaaactgatagaaatacacaaagagtgcagaagtgttatttctataaagatatattgcccggtttcttatgtatgtccagttattttcaacaaaacaaggatagagtcaaattatagacagcacattcaaagtgcataaagataataacataaataagtcctaaatgtctatttcttgtgtgtgtgtgtgtgtgtgtgtgtgtgtgggttctgtgtgtttgttgtgtgtggttctgtgttgtgtgcgtgtgtgtgtgtgtgtgtgtgtttgtgcctgtctgaccgcgattttacacaaaaatattaaaagtctgtatatgttagatgtctttgtataaaaaggagtcaaattataggcagcacaggctcctgtaaaattaatagtgtaaaattaatatgtgctaaaataatgtagaattaatgaaagctgtaataatatatgggaatgtgtcacttttatattcgtataaaacacaacgcttcttacatgacaatcaaacaacaaaaacaaatgaaatgtgttataaaccatgtgtaaaataaatacacgactaggctatatttataaacatgtgttaccccagaatcaaggccatgaaatgtgttataaaccatgtgtaaaataaatacacgactaggctatatttataaacatgtgttaccccagaatcaaggccacaataacttttctttaagccgctgacccgcagttggaactaaaatctttctgcgatacatatgaaagactgttaaatgcgtgtggggcgaagaaatatgtgttacatgcgtagtgaattgcaaatatattctgaagtgtatggcattttgagaaatgtgtgcgtgttgtgtgctgtgtgtatttgtgtgtgtgtgtgtgagttctgtatgtgttgcgtgttctttacagaaccataaacttataatagcacaatgttgatgccgacagccgcgcacagatgtatttttgcattatttcacagtgcctgatgagtaccggatgcatggttggttgagaagcgcccgtgggtgcagaagtgtttgtggcccgcatattaataaagtacaaaaaatccctgacctatgtggtcagcatattaataaagtgcaaaaacatgataacataagtcctaaatgactaataaccgcatattaataaagtgcaaaaacatgataacataagtcctaaatgcctaataatcgcatattaatcataaataagttctaaatgtctatttcttgtgtgttgtatgttaataaagtgcaaaaatcactggcgacaggtctcagcccataaagaaaaagaagcgcctactaaaacaggccggcgggtttatcggtcctcttttagcttttgcaatcccaataataacaagcctgatcgccggaagataatggagcatacaacgaaaatgtatctagtccccaaacaggagctagacaaactaagacccggtactacagataacatacgcgacagtgttattcggcgccttgatggtgagattagcgacattttacagcgtcgtgacattcccgatgatgtgaaaattaaaatgtatagcgctgtgctacaacgctacttggtacatacgaggcacagctcaaaagaagtaacggctttaaatctcgttagccctcctgatcctggtcagcagcaattgccaaataccgactctgataaaaatcatgagatcgctgaaattgtcggccatataaaccaaagatataaaaagaatgctgaatttttactaaacaggctgctgcagaataaaaatgtcacagcatggaataataatgctgaatttattttcaaaggatccgtaataccagggtctaacttactggatttggtacgtagtacaacgcagagtcatgctctgaacagtagaaatttaccgccgggttgggattcatttatgcaggctatggcagagctaaatatgccgtctacagttgtgggtaaccccgctactaggaagcttttagatgaattaaaaattaccaacagtgagacacgctctgtatctacaccgttgaagttagcggcgtcaccccgtacaattcaatctttacattccccgtcattaggtaccacacgtggaactttgctacctaaaaaaaggtctctaccgctgctacaaaccatgtggctcacgatgtaaagaatgtactggataaatgctgtacacgccttgtaacgctatattaattattttgtaagaagtgtaattgatcattgtactgttactgtactgtcatattactgtattgtaatgtttttactttttatattctgtaagaattttttatagtgttgaaa
This region of Ranitomeya imitator isolate aRanImi1 chromosome 1, aRanImi1.pri, whole genome shotgun sequence genomic DNA includes:
- the LOC138658074 gene encoding uncharacterized protein produces the protein MDAQYPREQCSPLLASTQLEPCMSPDWRNNFITQNYARIEAVAPIADNGPALHLIMDTDTETSDAMAENWCVPEPRDTLGSDVEIIDVKNPATSAKPDAPKRRGNSLHRCFKNRKVARKIQLEKENIPASASLSIAPPVKPGADVGQFPLHTYTSPLQQRVLHWRNYDTEENQPQRANTAVRTTSLSPICVVDRDECYAAPKQPGNPSPKISHQKYTNVSREKRAAPNARPRITRPANSTGAIPQVTPENREIEQLSEGLWSPTEPLNIPVCQTVQSADTALADFSSVFAPVLPLKKRTVSRRRVGRKQKVAVHTPYTGRPSWDADHVKMFTDMSAQYAQSKLAQMELKSFCDTYERLLNACPTHDITEELRAFKLNHP